In the Festucalex cinctus isolate MCC-2025b chromosome 10, RoL_Fcin_1.0, whole genome shotgun sequence genome, one interval contains:
- the LOC144027376 gene encoding uncharacterized protein LOC144027376 isoform X1: MSWDRQVSSILSAADDSVANMRGRLCALGNSSKREDDFFPFREEFHDSVLNSHAVGGPSSAQQLLPVCPRVQWSDVASIQSQLQIQNQAIESLTKKLGDMEQEKHSQEFHIQMLQAEVDRLREDLRRRRSEKEDFPRGVSDVGAVAVPMESWNSKVCQAELELLCKEVDQLKMRLRRQEEAMMLQEKEARESRRQCQRCSEMLQELTDRYKSLSTDLAKSAFEYSRKEFRHISATVSELEGEVMHLRERQAALPATIPDGSPRVGGRLKVEEAKQDSGSEDFSPTLSLAEISSELSLPDDPRESSKFLALEHRSVPKSRVKIDFLDEEEYDDEDFLDDVNPELGSDLSLTDF, translated from the exons ATGAGCTGGGACCGCCAGGTGAGCTCCATCCTATCTGCAGCTGACGACAGCGTGGCCAACATGAGG GGGAGACTATGCGCACTGGGGAACTCCAGCAAAAGGGAAGATG atttttttccattcagggAAGAGTTTCATGATTCAGTTCTTAACAGCCATGCCGTTGGCGGTCCGTCAAGTGCACAGCAGCTTCTTCCTGTCTGTCCCCGGGTTCAGTGGTCAGATGTGGCCTCCATCCAATCTCAGCTCCAGATACAGAACCAG gcAATTGAGTCGCTCACCAAGAAACTCGGTGACATGGAACAAGAGAAACATTCTCAAGAATTTCACATCCAGATGCTGCAAG CGGAGGTTGACAGGTTGCGTGAAGAcctgagaaggagaagaagtgaGAAGGAGGACTTTCCAAGAGGGGTGAGCGATGTTGGAGCAGTCGCCGTGCCTATGGAGAG CTGGAACTCCAAGGTGTGCCAAGCGGAGCTGGAACTCCTTTGCAAAGAGGTAGACCAGCTGAAAATGCGACTGA GGAGGCAAGAGGAGGCGATGATGCTCCAGGAGAAAGAGGCCCGAGAAAGTCGGCGACAATGCCAGCGTTGCAGTGAG ATGCTTCAGGAGCTGACGGACCGCTACAAATCTCTCAGCACAGATCTGGCCAAGAGCGCCTTTGAGTATTCGCGAAAGGAGTTCCGCCACATCAG CGCCACTGTGTCAGAACTAGAGGGCGAGGTCATGCATCTGCGTGAGCGCCAAGCCGCACTACCTGCAA CTATTCCAGATGGCTCACCCAGAGTCGGCGGAAGGCTCAAAGTTGAAGAGGCCAAGCAGGACTCGGGCTCGGAGGACTTCAGCCCGACATTGAGCCTGGCGGAGATCAGCTCAGAGCTCTCACTGCCAGACGATCCGCGTGAGTCAAGCAAATTTCTAG CTCTTGAGCATCGGAGTGTTCCAAAATCCAGAGTAAAGATTGACTTCTTAGACGAGGAGGAATATGACGACGAAGACTTCCTGGATGACGTGAACCCAGAGTTAGGATCTGACCTGAGTCTGACGGACTTctga
- the LOC144027376 gene encoding uncharacterized protein LOC144027376 isoform X4, whose amino-acid sequence MSWDRQVSSILSAADDSVANMRGRLCALGNSSKREDDFFPFREEFHDSVLNSHAVGGPSSAQQLLPVCPRVQWSDVASIQSQLQIQNQAIESLTKKLGDMEQEKHSQEFHIQMLQAEVDRLREDLRRRRSEKEDFPRGVSDVGAVAVPMESWNSKVCQAELELLCKEVDQLKMRLRRQEEAMMLQEKEARESRRQCQRCSEMLQELTDRYKSLSTDLAKSAFEYSRKEFRHISATVSELEGEVMHLRERQAALPANGSPRVGGRLKVEEAKQDSGSEDFSPTLSLAEISSELSLPDDPPLEHRSVPKSRVKIDFLDEEEYDDEDFLDDVNPELGSDLSLTDF is encoded by the exons ATGAGCTGGGACCGCCAGGTGAGCTCCATCCTATCTGCAGCTGACGACAGCGTGGCCAACATGAGG GGGAGACTATGCGCACTGGGGAACTCCAGCAAAAGGGAAGATG atttttttccattcagggAAGAGTTTCATGATTCAGTTCTTAACAGCCATGCCGTTGGCGGTCCGTCAAGTGCACAGCAGCTTCTTCCTGTCTGTCCCCGGGTTCAGTGGTCAGATGTGGCCTCCATCCAATCTCAGCTCCAGATACAGAACCAG gcAATTGAGTCGCTCACCAAGAAACTCGGTGACATGGAACAAGAGAAACATTCTCAAGAATTTCACATCCAGATGCTGCAAG CGGAGGTTGACAGGTTGCGTGAAGAcctgagaaggagaagaagtgaGAAGGAGGACTTTCCAAGAGGGGTGAGCGATGTTGGAGCAGTCGCCGTGCCTATGGAGAG CTGGAACTCCAAGGTGTGCCAAGCGGAGCTGGAACTCCTTTGCAAAGAGGTAGACCAGCTGAAAATGCGACTGA GGAGGCAAGAGGAGGCGATGATGCTCCAGGAGAAAGAGGCCCGAGAAAGTCGGCGACAATGCCAGCGTTGCAGTGAG ATGCTTCAGGAGCTGACGGACCGCTACAAATCTCTCAGCACAGATCTGGCCAAGAGCGCCTTTGAGTATTCGCGAAAGGAGTTCCGCCACATCAG CGCCACTGTGTCAGAACTAGAGGGCGAGGTCATGCATCTGCGTGAGCGCCAAGCCGCACTACCTGCAA ATGGCTCACCCAGAGTCGGCGGAAGGCTCAAAGTTGAAGAGGCCAAGCAGGACTCGGGCTCGGAGGACTTCAGCCCGACATTGAGCCTGGCGGAGATCAGCTCAGAGCTCTCACTGCCAGACGATCCGC CTCTTGAGCATCGGAGTGTTCCAAAATCCAGAGTAAAGATTGACTTCTTAGACGAGGAGGAATATGACGACGAAGACTTCCTGGATGACGTGAACCCAGAGTTAGGATCTGACCTGAGTCTGACGGACTTctga
- the LOC144027376 gene encoding uncharacterized protein LOC144027376 isoform X3: protein MSWDRQVSSILSAADDSVANMRGRLCALGNSSKREDDFFPFREEFHDSVLNSHAVGGPSSAQQLLPVCPRVQWSDVASIQSQLQIQNQAIESLTKKLGDMEQEKHSQEFHIQMLQAEVDRLREDLRRRRSEKEDFPRGVSDVGAVAVPMESWNSKVCQAELELLCKEVDQLKMRLRRQEEAMMLQEKEARESRRQCQRCSEMLQELTDRYKSLSTDLAKSAFEYSRKEFRHISATVSELEGEVMHLRERQAALPATIPDGSPRVGGRLKVEEAKQDSGSEDFSPTLSLAEISSELSLPDDPPLEHRSVPKSRVKIDFLDEEEYDDEDFLDDVNPELGSDLSLTDF, encoded by the exons ATGAGCTGGGACCGCCAGGTGAGCTCCATCCTATCTGCAGCTGACGACAGCGTGGCCAACATGAGG GGGAGACTATGCGCACTGGGGAACTCCAGCAAAAGGGAAGATG atttttttccattcagggAAGAGTTTCATGATTCAGTTCTTAACAGCCATGCCGTTGGCGGTCCGTCAAGTGCACAGCAGCTTCTTCCTGTCTGTCCCCGGGTTCAGTGGTCAGATGTGGCCTCCATCCAATCTCAGCTCCAGATACAGAACCAG gcAATTGAGTCGCTCACCAAGAAACTCGGTGACATGGAACAAGAGAAACATTCTCAAGAATTTCACATCCAGATGCTGCAAG CGGAGGTTGACAGGTTGCGTGAAGAcctgagaaggagaagaagtgaGAAGGAGGACTTTCCAAGAGGGGTGAGCGATGTTGGAGCAGTCGCCGTGCCTATGGAGAG CTGGAACTCCAAGGTGTGCCAAGCGGAGCTGGAACTCCTTTGCAAAGAGGTAGACCAGCTGAAAATGCGACTGA GGAGGCAAGAGGAGGCGATGATGCTCCAGGAGAAAGAGGCCCGAGAAAGTCGGCGACAATGCCAGCGTTGCAGTGAG ATGCTTCAGGAGCTGACGGACCGCTACAAATCTCTCAGCACAGATCTGGCCAAGAGCGCCTTTGAGTATTCGCGAAAGGAGTTCCGCCACATCAG CGCCACTGTGTCAGAACTAGAGGGCGAGGTCATGCATCTGCGTGAGCGCCAAGCCGCACTACCTGCAA CTATTCCAGATGGCTCACCCAGAGTCGGCGGAAGGCTCAAAGTTGAAGAGGCCAAGCAGGACTCGGGCTCGGAGGACTTCAGCCCGACATTGAGCCTGGCGGAGATCAGCTCAGAGCTCTCACTGCCAGACGATCCGC CTCTTGAGCATCGGAGTGTTCCAAAATCCAGAGTAAAGATTGACTTCTTAGACGAGGAGGAATATGACGACGAAGACTTCCTGGATGACGTGAACCCAGAGTTAGGATCTGACCTGAGTCTGACGGACTTctga
- the LOC144027376 gene encoding uncharacterized protein LOC144027376 isoform X2 → MSWDRQVSSILSAADDSVANMRGRLCALGNSSKREDDFFPFREEFHDSVLNSHAVGGPSSAQQLLPVCPRVQWSDVASIQSQLQIQNQAIESLTKKLGDMEQEKHSQEFHIQMLQAEVDRLREDLRRRRSEKEDFPRGVSDVGAVAVPMESWNSKVCQAELELLCKEVDQLKMRLRRQEEAMMLQEKEARESRRQCQRCSEMLQELTDRYKSLSTDLAKSAFEYSRKEFRHISATVSELEGEVMHLRERQAALPANGSPRVGGRLKVEEAKQDSGSEDFSPTLSLAEISSELSLPDDPRESSKFLALEHRSVPKSRVKIDFLDEEEYDDEDFLDDVNPELGSDLSLTDF, encoded by the exons ATGAGCTGGGACCGCCAGGTGAGCTCCATCCTATCTGCAGCTGACGACAGCGTGGCCAACATGAGG GGGAGACTATGCGCACTGGGGAACTCCAGCAAAAGGGAAGATG atttttttccattcagggAAGAGTTTCATGATTCAGTTCTTAACAGCCATGCCGTTGGCGGTCCGTCAAGTGCACAGCAGCTTCTTCCTGTCTGTCCCCGGGTTCAGTGGTCAGATGTGGCCTCCATCCAATCTCAGCTCCAGATACAGAACCAG gcAATTGAGTCGCTCACCAAGAAACTCGGTGACATGGAACAAGAGAAACATTCTCAAGAATTTCACATCCAGATGCTGCAAG CGGAGGTTGACAGGTTGCGTGAAGAcctgagaaggagaagaagtgaGAAGGAGGACTTTCCAAGAGGGGTGAGCGATGTTGGAGCAGTCGCCGTGCCTATGGAGAG CTGGAACTCCAAGGTGTGCCAAGCGGAGCTGGAACTCCTTTGCAAAGAGGTAGACCAGCTGAAAATGCGACTGA GGAGGCAAGAGGAGGCGATGATGCTCCAGGAGAAAGAGGCCCGAGAAAGTCGGCGACAATGCCAGCGTTGCAGTGAG ATGCTTCAGGAGCTGACGGACCGCTACAAATCTCTCAGCACAGATCTGGCCAAGAGCGCCTTTGAGTATTCGCGAAAGGAGTTCCGCCACATCAG CGCCACTGTGTCAGAACTAGAGGGCGAGGTCATGCATCTGCGTGAGCGCCAAGCCGCACTACCTGCAA ATGGCTCACCCAGAGTCGGCGGAAGGCTCAAAGTTGAAGAGGCCAAGCAGGACTCGGGCTCGGAGGACTTCAGCCCGACATTGAGCCTGGCGGAGATCAGCTCAGAGCTCTCACTGCCAGACGATCCGCGTGAGTCAAGCAAATTTCTAG CTCTTGAGCATCGGAGTGTTCCAAAATCCAGAGTAAAGATTGACTTCTTAGACGAGGAGGAATATGACGACGAAGACTTCCTGGATGACGTGAACCCAGAGTTAGGATCTGACCTGAGTCTGACGGACTTctga
- the LOC144027377 gene encoding uncharacterized protein LOC144027377 → MTMEFRMCIYLGALLLLHVGTAEHDNEHTAQPAPERDLDLTSNSPIIVPKSSNSTSSTGNGTTTHWEGAIATPQPSKMNATVMEVTSVTSSPERSNNLTDNVTPKPSVPPTLASRAPDTSAHKPSNKTYDNATSHQPLDSLPVTTTPLNQTAPVETHPPTSSPLSGTTSHKTPTTTQQSTTPNPTSTPTTTTTATTTTTSGLTTSSSKVTSTSRTTTLTSPQSTLSEAPLHTTVAPPALTSTQAKVHPDTPSQLNVKGDTVMVHDSPTLDPLLAGLVSAFIISAAVITLLLFLKLRRRDNRPEFRRLQDLPMDDMMEETPLSMYSY, encoded by the exons ATAATGAGCACACTGCACAACCAGCACCAGAACGCGACCTGGATCTCACCAGCAATTCGCCTATTATCGTACCAAAGAGCTCCAACTCCACATCCTCTACTGGCAACGGTACGACGACACATTGGGAAGGCGCCATTGCGACGCCGCAACCAAGCAAAATGAACG CCACCGTCATGGAGGTGACCTCAGTGACGTCCAGCCCAGAAAGGTCCAACAACCTGACCGACAACGTgacaccaaagccttctgtccCCCCCACGCTCGCCTCCCGAGCCCCCGATACATCTGCTCACAAGCCTTCAAACAAAACCTACGACAACGCTACTTCACACCAGCCTCTGGACTCACTTCCTGTCACCACTACACCATTGAACCAGACAGCTCCTGTGGAAACGCATCCTCCAACGTCCTCCCCCTTGTCTGGCACCACGTCGCATAAAACGCCCACGACCACTCAGCAATCTACTACTCCCAATCCCACGTCGACGCCCACCACCACTACtaccgccaccaccaccaccacgagTGGCTTAACAACCAGCTCCTCCAAAGTGACCTCCACTTCTCGGACGACGACTCTCACGTCACCGCAGAGCACCCTCAGCGAAGCCCCCCTGCACACCACCGTCGCCCCACCAGCCCTCACATCCACGCAGGCCAAAGTGCATCCAGACACCCCGTCACAGCTCAACGTAAAGGGCGACA CCGTCATGGTCCACGACTCCCCGACGCTGGATCCCCTGCTGGCTGGCTTGGTGTCGGCCTTCATCATCAGTGCCGCCGTCATCACCCTGCTCCTCTTCCTCAAGCTGCGACGACGAGACAACAGGCCAGAGTTCCGCAGGCTACAGGACTTGCCCATG GACGACATGATGGAGGAGACGCCATTGTCCATGTACAGCTACTGA